The Osmia lignaria lignaria isolate PbOS001 chromosome 3, iyOsmLign1, whole genome shotgun sequence genome includes the window AGGACTGTAATACTGATCAAacagttgaaaatataatacaagaaACTGTAAGAGCTAAGTTAATGGATGTTCTTCCAGCAGAAATGCCATTCaacattaaattacaaatggagcaTTTTGATTACACCGAAGATGATGGTATTCAGTGTACTCTAGCATTAAACTGTCCCAAACCGAATTATATGAAAACATTGTTAACGCATAAGGGTGAGAAAATTAAGCATATAGCATTTCATGTAGAAAAGGAATTACGTAATGCATTTAGAAAACCCGTAATCGTACGTTTATCTGTACAATGTGACAAAAAGAAAAGGacaacaattaattaaaaaaatcgacaactttataaaaatgatttttttttaacgacacaaatgtataaaattcctttgaaaataaatgtacatataaataaCTACAATTACACATGTAGTAATATCACTTACAGTCATTAATGTTGTTAAAATATGGAAAGGTGAAATCAGTTTCTCTAAGATTTTCTTCTATCCATTTGTTGGCCTTAGCATCAAGTTCAGGGGTAAACATATCCCTCCAGTTACCACTTTGACCAGTCCTAACAAATGTTCCAGCAGTTATAATACCACATTCTTTTAACTCAGATGAATTCACCATTGGGTTATTccgaaagtttttaatatttaaataatttgcaaCTTCTTTTATTTGTTCCTCGCTATAGATTTTTCCGAGGAACATAGCAACTTTTTTAATTGCCTTTGGAAAATCCTAAATATACGACATATAAATAAAAGcacttttaaatagaaataatattaaatgattTTCTGACTCACATGTTGCATTTcttcatagaacatgaataaaAGATTTGGATGATTTTTATATCCCCATGCTTCCTTTAAATGTTCCCAATAGGGACTCCATGGTGctgaaaaaaatgttaaattacttaaatcgtatttaataaaaataatctgtCATATCTGTTATACTTACTaagattattttgaaaataatcccAAAATGTTGCAAAATCACCTGTATACCCTTGAGTTTTAATTGCTTTGTTTAAATGATACCAAGAGACAGCAACGTCTTTTGGATTTCGTGCAATATATATTAcctttaattgaataatataatattgtataaaattatatagaaacAAGTGTTCGCTTTCATAATTATAATTCTACCTTACAACCAGTATCCAAAATACCAGGTAACAAACTAAATGGAAAATGTGATTTAATGAATCTCTTAGAAGGTATTCTCGCTAAGACTTCGTACCCTGGCTCCGCAATTTTTCTACATAATTCTTCTTTATCTTTATCGCccttgtttatttttaaaaattcgagcgTCACTTCTGGATGATTGAACAAACTAAATCTAGAAAGcaaattaattttaagttaataaCGTTGTTGTTTTAAACTACCGTATAAACTTTCGAGGAAAATGTAAGTTCAATTATACTAACTCAAGAAACGGAAATCGTTCTGCCAGAAGTTCTTTCTGTGCCCTTTCGAAATCTAAATCGTTTGACAATAGCCAAACTAATTCTTGAGTCCATGTTGTAcctgaaaacaaaaaaatagtTATTGGAAAATTCATATACGATACCtgtattatttaacagtaattCGTAATGTATGTTACTTACCGGACCTTGGATAAGATAGAACCCAAGTATCATCTGATCGTGCCTTAAAGTTATAAAAACCTTTACCTTGTTCCGTATATCTATACGGAAAGAACCACTTTTTAGATCCTACTAGCACCCAACCTGTTCTTTCGCCTTTAAATAATCTCAGCATTTTCTTCGTGTCTTCCTCAttcaaaaattcatattttggaGATTCAAGTTCCATCCTGTATATTTCTGTACGAGTTTGAATATATAAATTCATGacagttaaataataaaataattaaaataaataaatttatttgtaactTATATTTTAATAAGCATTTATTTATCCTGTACTTGAAAATTATATCGTTAGATATGACCGTTACCGTTAACTTTACCAATCCGGAAGCGCGGGAAATTATACCGTTACGTCTagcattctttttttaaacatatcgAACTGTCATTTATAGCTATAAAATATGAACTAATAAATATAACAGTCATATCAACGTTTTATAAGTAATGTAAATTAAGTTGTAATTGATGTCGGAAATAAAGCACCAATTTTAGTTTAAACCAAATACAGggtcggccctgggcctaggcagactaggcccccataagacgattttgcgtctaagaatgcaagcttaatgttaattttataaattttaattgaggtacttttttttatgtcataaatgcgaaggggccctttttcggatcTCAGGATCGGCCTTGACCAAACACTTCCTATGTATCTAAATATTATAAAGTtgtcattattatatttaataaataatgtatctaattaaatataaatacttaCAAAGTAATATCAATGAAGAtttgaatatataataaattaaaataccatAAAATTATACGAACGTCATAGCAAAGCAACAAACTGGCGGAAGACACGAAACCTAATGATGAACTGAAGAATTTAACGGGAATTCGGGTTAAAGGACTTTCACCCAACTAAGCTGCCCAGTTTCGTTTTTCTCGTAttgttttattcattaataattttaaaatttgaaaaaatcttGCGACGATtacttttattcaatatttataaaaataacttcCGGTTTATAT containing:
- the LOC117605497 gene encoding luciferin sulfotransferase-like isoform X2: MELESPKYEFLNEEDTKKMLRLFKGERTGWVLVGSKKWFFPYRYTEQGKGFYNFKARSDDTWVLSYPRSGTTWTQELVWLLSNDLDFERAQKELLAERFPFLEFSLFNHPEVTLEFLKINKGDKDKEELCRKIAEPGYEVLARIPSKRFIKSHFPFSLLPGILDTGCKVIYIARNPKDVAVSWYHLNKAIKTQGYTGDFATFWDYFQNNLTPWSPYWEHLKEAWGYKNHPNLLFMFYEEMQHDFPKAIKKVAMFLGKIYSEEQIKEVANYLNIKNFRNNPMVNSSELKECGIITAGTFVRTGQSGNWRDMFTPELDAKANKWIEENLRETDFTFPYFNNINDYQCRYNSDVRQMVTPLHRFQNLNAMENAAGPSNLNSCRVIRTSLRTNNDTRNNFPVDSTQRTQLNNISNNVTTAGNNQLILSNTATSGTNRSLLDFSEFNDAELASYRLRCGVWITFVFATGFVAAAKFYFGDQGQGIEVFVFWGLLTLLLLFACLYSILCRRNHRSNHQEHHVQEDHIASVTATNTMSNENARPISVIRQNPPPPYHIAILIPPHNSSDEAPPPSYDKVMR
- the LOC117605497 gene encoding uncharacterized protein LOC117605497 isoform X1, with the translated sequence MNLYIQTRTEIYRMELESPKYEFLNEEDTKKMLRLFKGERTGWVLVGSKKWFFPYRYTEQGKGFYNFKARSDDTWVLSYPRSGTTWTQELVWLLSNDLDFERAQKELLAERFPFLEFSLFNHPEVTLEFLKINKGDKDKEELCRKIAEPGYEVLARIPSKRFIKSHFPFSLLPGILDTGCKVIYIARNPKDVAVSWYHLNKAIKTQGYTGDFATFWDYFQNNLTPWSPYWEHLKEAWGYKNHPNLLFMFYEEMQHDFPKAIKKVAMFLGKIYSEEQIKEVANYLNIKNFRNNPMVNSSELKECGIITAGTFVRTGQSGNWRDMFTPELDAKANKWIEENLRETDFTFPYFNNINDYQCRYNSDVRQMVTPLHRFQNLNAMENAAGPSNLNSCRVIRTSLRTNNDTRNNFPVDSTQRTQLNNISNNVTTAGNNQLILSNTATSGTNRSLLDFSEFNDAELASYRLRCGVWITFVFATGFVAAAKFYFGDQGQGIEVFVFWGLLTLLLLFACLYSILCRRNHRSNHQEHHVQEDHIASVTATNTMSNENARPISVIRQNPPPPYHIAILIPPHNSSDEAPPPSYDKVMR